From one Streptococcus pneumoniae genomic stretch:
- a CDS encoding cupin domain-containing protein, with the protein MADVNRTELEALVRKILLEELLAKKGAKQVGKSGVASIALPSLDVRPEDRLDTGNPTDKVYTRDLLSLEESPRLGLGLMTMEDTTFPWHLDYDEIDYVIDGQLDIVVGDEVLSAGPGEILFIPKGSDIKFSVKGKARFIYVTYPADWQNQ; encoded by the coding sequence ATGGCAGATGTAAATCGTACAGAACTAGAAGCATTGGTTCGTAAAATTTTACTAGAAGAATTGCTTGCGAAAAAAGGAGCGAAACAAGTCGGCAAATCAGGTGTAGCTTCTATCGCACTTCCAAGTTTGGATGTTCGTCCTGAGGACCGTCTAGATACTGGCAATCCAACAGATAAGGTCTATACGCGCGATCTTCTTAGCTTAGAAGAAAGTCCACGTCTTGGCTTGGGACTCATGACTATGGAAGATACAACTTTCCCATGGCATCTTGATTACGATGAAATTGACTATGTCATTGATGGTCAATTAGATATCGTAGTCGGTGATGAAGTCCTCTCTGCTGGTCCTGGAGAAATTCTCTTCATTCCAAAAGGAAGTGATATTAAGTTCTCTGTTAAAGGAAAAGCACGCTTTATTTATGTGACTTATCCAGCAGATTGGCAAAATCAATAA
- a CDS encoding ethanolamine utilization protein EutH produces MSINEIIIYIMVLFMIVGAVDKCIGGKLGLSEKFEEGIMAMGALALSMAGIMVVAPLLADVLKPIIVPLYGLVGADPSIFATTFIANDMGGAPLALSLAENQAVGNFAAYVLGSMMGPTIVFTIPVALGIIEKEDRPLLARGILYGLVTVPIGCLLGGILVPGLAFGTLLVNLIPIIIVSALIFLGLVLAPNGMIKGFEVFGQIIVVIATLGLAFGAAQLLTGNEWLLNLYPSGADTLKEAFEVVGSIAVTLAGAFGLVAVFTKVANKPLSAIGKSLGMNEVGAAGLVASLANNIAMFQMLKDMDKRGKIINVAFAVSASFVIGDHLGFTAGQNPEMIVPMMVGKLVGGITAVLLAFVLTKKEA; encoded by the coding sequence ATGAGTATAAATGAAATTATCATTTACATCATGGTCCTATTTATGATTGTCGGTGCAGTAGATAAGTGTATCGGTGGGAAATTAGGACTAAGTGAAAAGTTTGAAGAAGGGATTATGGCTATGGGAGCGTTGGCGCTTTCCATGGCAGGGATTATGGTTGTAGCGCCGCTCCTTGCAGATGTGTTAAAACCAATCATTGTTCCCTTGTATGGTTTAGTGGGGGCTGACCCATCTATCTTTGCAACGACCTTCATTGCAAATGATATGGGAGGTGCACCTCTTGCCCTTAGCTTGGCTGAAAACCAAGCAGTTGGGAACTTTGCGGCCTATGTATTAGGGTCAATGATGGGTCCAACTATTGTATTTACCATTCCAGTCGCTTTGGGAATTATCGAAAAAGAAGATCGTCCTTTGCTTGCCCGCGGGATTTTGTACGGTCTTGTAACGGTTCCAATCGGTTGCTTACTAGGGGGGATCTTGGTTCCTGGTTTAGCATTTGGCACTTTATTGGTCAACTTGATTCCAATTATCATCGTATCAGCGCTTATTTTCCTAGGTTTGGTGCTTGCACCAAATGGCATGATCAAAGGATTTGAAGTTTTTGGACAAATCATCGTTGTGATTGCAACGCTTGGTCTTGCTTTTGGAGCTGCTCAACTCTTGACTGGTAATGAATGGTTGCTTAATCTCTACCCATCAGGAGCAGACACTTTGAAAGAAGCGTTTGAAGTTGTAGGCTCAATCGCTGTTACCCTTGCAGGAGCTTTCGGGCTTGTAGCTGTCTTTACCAAGGTTGCCAACAAACCATTGTCAGCTATCGGTAAATCACTTGGTATGAATGAAGTAGGGGCAGCAGGTCTTGTAGCTTCTCTTGCCAACAATATCGCTATGTTCCAAATGTTGAAAGACATGGACAAACGCGGTAAAATCATCAACGTTGCCTTTGCAGTATCTGCATCATTTGTGATCGGTGACCACCTTGGCTTCACTGCTGGTCAAAATCCAGAAATGATTGTACCGATGATGGTTGGTAAATTAGTAGGTGGAATTACAGCTGTCTTGCTCGCCTTTGTATTAACAAAAAAAGAAGCCTAA
- a CDS encoding EutN/CcmL family microcompartment protein — MFVGTVKGSLWATRKDEKLNGLKFLVVERQLNEHQTDPALVIVADCIGAGEGDLVMVTTGSSARVSLTKEDVPVDMVVVAIIDKVEYPDE, encoded by the coding sequence ATGTTTGTTGGAACAGTAAAAGGAAGTCTATGGGCTACTAGGAAAGATGAAAAATTGAATGGTTTGAAATTTTTAGTAGTCGAAAGACAGCTAAATGAACATCAAACAGATCCTGCTCTAGTTATTGTTGCAGATTGTATCGGGGCTGGAGAGGGAGATCTGGTCATGGTTACAACTGGCAGTTCTGCACGCGTAAGTCTCACAAAAGAGGATGTTCCAGTGGATATGGTCGTTGTTGCGATTATTGACAAAGTGGAGTATCCAGACGAGTAA
- a CDS encoding ethanolamine utilization protein, giving the protein MENLDKLVQLITDRLLENLQDGPNETSVYLVGKDRTDALLVEKGYRLVKHAECADVVVVDCLALDAFLRIASLCPANEVESNILTSLLDGKPVYVSFETFNVEQYKHSARSRLYRELVEQKTKLEKYGVQFYRENQLLSLLGACVAEKEEFLPQQPEKTGINQSQHSKTNLVTEAKLKAMGLGEGDSFVIEKGMIVTALAKDYLKRHKIRIVK; this is encoded by the coding sequence ATGGAAAATTTAGACAAACTTGTCCAGCTGATTACAGACCGTTTGTTAGAAAACCTCCAAGATGGGCCTAATGAAACATCTGTTTATTTGGTTGGAAAAGATCGGACAGATGCTCTATTAGTCGAGAAAGGCTATCGCCTTGTGAAACACGCTGAATGTGCAGATGTCGTCGTGGTTGATTGTTTAGCTTTGGATGCTTTTTTGAGAATTGCATCGCTCTGTCCTGCTAATGAAGTAGAGTCAAATATCTTGACGAGCTTGTTAGATGGCAAACCTGTGTATGTTTCTTTTGAAACGTTTAATGTTGAACAATACAAACACTCCGCACGCTCACGTTTGTATCGTGAATTAGTAGAGCAAAAAACAAAATTAGAGAAATACGGTGTTCAATTTTATCGAGAAAATCAATTATTGAGCCTATTAGGTGCTTGTGTGGCTGAAAAAGAGGAGTTTCTTCCTCAGCAGCCAGAGAAAACAGGAATTAATCAATCTCAGCACTCAAAAACCAATCTTGTCACTGAAGCAAAACTCAAGGCGATGGGCTTGGGTGAGGGAGATTCCTTTGTTATCGAAAAAGGAATGATTGTCACAGCACTCGCAAAAGATTATTTGAAACGTCATAAAATTAGAATTGTAAAATAA
- the eutD gene encoding ethanolamine utilization phosphate acetyltransferase EutD produces the protein MSLDQLVDKIIEKIQDELDSKGSFEVEASGRHVHLSQKDLDALFGVGYQLTKAKDLSQPGQYACQERLTVLGPKGSFHNVVILGPVRGESQVEVSLTDCLQLGTKAPIRESGDIEGTPGVILANGNKVVSLDKGLIVAKRHVHMTPEDAARAGVENHEIVQVKVEGERPLIFDDVVIRVSPKFATYMHIDYDEANACGFKKGMRGHIIKKK, from the coding sequence ATGTCATTAGATCAATTAGTTGATAAAATTATTGAAAAAATTCAGGATGAATTAGATTCCAAAGGAAGTTTTGAAGTGGAAGCCAGTGGGCGTCATGTCCATTTGAGCCAAAAAGATTTAGATGCTTTGTTTGGAGTTGGTTACCAATTAACAAAAGCAAAAGATTTGTCCCAACCAGGGCAATATGCCTGCCAAGAACGTTTGACAGTGCTAGGACCAAAAGGTTCTTTCCATAACGTTGTTATTTTAGGACCTGTCCGTGGTGAGTCTCAAGTGGAGGTTTCTCTGACGGATTGCCTGCAGTTAGGTACGAAAGCACCGATTCGCGAAAGTGGTGATATCGAGGGCACACCAGGTGTTATCCTTGCAAATGGCAATAAGGTTGTATCGCTTGATAAGGGCTTGATTGTAGCCAAACGTCATGTTCACATGACACCAGAAGATGCAGCTCGTGCTGGTGTTGAAAACCACGAAATCGTTCAAGTCAAAGTCGAAGGCGAACGTCCCTTGATTTTTGATGATGTCGTCATTCGTGTCAGCCCTAAATTTGCAACTTATATGCACATTGACTATGATGAAGCCAATGCTTGTGGTTTCAAAAAAGGTATGCGTGGTCACATTATTAAGAAGAAATAG
- the pduA gene encoding propanediol utilization microcompartment protein PduA produces the protein MANANALGMVETKGLVGAIEAADAMVKAANVTLIGKEQVGAGLVTVMVRGDVGAVKAATDAGAAAAENVGELISVHVIPRPHAEVEVILPK, from the coding sequence ATGGCAAATGCAAATGCACTAGGAATGGTAGAAACAAAAGGACTTGTAGGCGCAATCGAAGCAGCAGATGCGATGGTAAAAGCAGCAAACGTTACTTTGATTGGTAAAGAACAAGTAGGAGCAGGACTTGTAACGGTTATGGTTCGTGGAGATGTTGGTGCGGTAAAAGCAGCGACAGACGCAGGAGCAGCAGCAGCAGAAAACGTAGGTGAGTTAATTTCTGTTCATGTCATTCCACGTCCACACGCAGAAGTTGAAGTTATTTTACCAAAATAA
- a CDS encoding BMC domain-containing protein yields the protein MANANALGMVETKGLVGAIEAADAMVKAANVTLIGKEQVGAGLVTVMVRGDVGAVKAATDAGAAAAENVGELISVHVIPRPHAEVEVILPANSSNE from the coding sequence ATGGCAAATGCAAATGCACTAGGAATGGTAGAAACAAAAGGACTTGTAGGCGCAATCGAAGCAGCAGATGCAATGGTAAAAGCAGCAAACGTTACGCTGATTGGTAAAGAACAAGTAGGAGCAGGACTTGTAACGGTTATGGTTCGTGGAGATGTTGGTGCGGTAAAAGCAGCGACAGATGCAGGAGCAGCAGCGGCAGAAAACGTAGGTGAATTGATCTCTGTTCATGTCATCCCACGTCCACATGCTGAAGTTGAAGTGATTCTACCTGCAAATAGCAGCAACGAATAA
- a CDS encoding acetaldehyde dehydrogenase (acetylating), translated as MFLEDKDLVSIQEVRNLIREAKRAQEELAQMSQEQIDTIVKVVAKACYDERERLAKMAAEETGFGRWEDKVLKNALASKGILEEIKDMRTVGILSDDKENKVTEVAVPVGVIAGLIPSTNPTSTVIYKALIALKAGNSIVFSPHPNALKSIEATVEVINRAAKSAGCPDGAVGVIHRVSIQATNELMKHKDTNLILATGGTAMVKAAYSSGTPAIGVGPGNGPAFIERTADVPKAVRQILDSKTFDNGVICASEQSIIVEEDMKATVVAEFKKQGAYFVPAEDAKKLGAFIILPSGAMNPKMVGKSPQVIGKLAGISVPEDARVLIAEETGVGKQHPYSMEKLAPVLGFYTVKDWEEACKLSMKILHHEGVGHTMAIHTKDESIIREFALKKPVSRLLVNTPAALGGVGATTGLFPAFTLGCGAVGGSATSDNVSPRNLFNIRRVAYGTTELSDLRQAENMAGTVKEELPTSVDEDKLVELLVQRVLSKLDK; from the coding sequence ATGTTTTTAGAAGATAAGGATTTAGTTTCAATCCAAGAAGTGCGCAACTTGATTCGTGAAGCAAAACGTGCACAAGAAGAATTGGCTCAAATGAGTCAAGAACAAATTGATACGATTGTAAAAGTCGTGGCGAAAGCTTGTTATGATGAGCGTGAACGTTTGGCTAAGATGGCGGCAGAAGAAACGGGCTTTGGTCGCTGGGAAGATAAGGTGTTGAAAAACGCTCTTGCTTCCAAAGGTATTCTTGAAGAAATCAAGGATATGCGTACAGTCGGTATCTTGTCAGACGATAAAGAAAATAAAGTAACAGAAGTAGCTGTACCAGTCGGGGTGATTGCTGGATTGATTCCATCTACAAACCCAACATCAACGGTTATCTACAAAGCCTTGATTGCTTTGAAAGCAGGAAATAGTATCGTCTTTTCTCCACATCCAAATGCTCTTAAGAGTATTGAGGCGACAGTGGAAGTGATTAATCGTGCAGCGAAAAGTGCGGGTTGCCCAGACGGTGCTGTTGGTGTGATTCATCGTGTATCTATCCAAGCGACAAACGAATTGATGAAACACAAGGATACAAACTTGATCTTGGCAACTGGTGGAACTGCTATGGTGAAAGCGGCTTATTCATCAGGAACTCCAGCTATTGGGGTAGGACCTGGAAATGGACCAGCCTTCATCGAACGTACAGCAGATGTGCCAAAAGCTGTTCGTCAAATCTTGGATTCTAAGACCTTTGATAATGGGGTTATCTGTGCATCAGAACAATCCATCATCGTTGAAGAAGACATGAAAGCAACAGTTGTTGCAGAATTCAAGAAACAAGGTGCTTACTTTGTTCCAGCTGAAGATGCTAAGAAATTGGGTGCCTTCATCATTCTTCCAAGTGGTGCGATGAATCCGAAGATGGTCGGAAAATCTCCTCAAGTTATCGGAAAACTAGCTGGAATCTCTGTTCCAGAAGATGCTCGTGTTCTTATCGCTGAGGAGACTGGTGTCGGCAAACAACATCCATATTCAATGGAAAAACTAGCTCCAGTCTTGGGATTCTACACTGTCAAAGACTGGGAAGAAGCTTGCAAGCTTAGCATGAAGATTCTTCATCATGAAGGGGTAGGTCACACCATGGCTATCCATACCAAAGATGAAAGCATTATTCGTGAATTTGCGCTTAAAAAACCAGTTTCTCGCTTGCTCGTTAACACACCAGCAGCTTTAGGTGGCGTTGGAGCAACAACTGGCTTATTCCCTGCCTTTACACTTGGTTGTGGAGCAGTGGGGGGCAGCGCAACATCTGACAATGTAAGCCCACGTAATCTCTTTAATATTCGTCGTGTGGCTTATGGAACGACAGAATTGTCTGACCTACGTCAAGCAGAAAATATGGCAGGAACTGTCAAAGAAGAACTCCCAACCTCAGTAGATGAAGATAAATTGGTGGAACTTCTCGTACAACGTGTACTTTCAAAATTAGATAAATAA
- a CDS encoding BMC domain-containing protein yields the protein MTKRALGLIEVKGYLGAVVAADAAVKAANVSLLNIETVKAGLNTVQLVGDVSAVKAAVDAAVDAVHDKPYYLASHVIPRLDDQTRILFETKRNEKKEATVSQPDEALVEIPHVVEESPILETVEVVETENVEIAPVIEEEVVVAQESRQVLKFSREELGKLKVVKLRSIAYREKDIDLSKKEIKFANKRLLIEALMKITRKE from the coding sequence ATGACAAAAAGAGCACTCGGTTTAATTGAAGTAAAAGGTTATCTAGGTGCTGTGGTTGCCGCAGATGCAGCAGTAAAAGCAGCCAATGTGTCATTGCTTAATATTGAAACTGTTAAGGCAGGGTTAAATACTGTTCAATTAGTAGGTGATGTGAGTGCTGTTAAGGCAGCAGTTGATGCAGCAGTTGATGCAGTCCACGATAAGCCATATTATTTAGCTAGCCATGTCATTCCTCGCTTGGATGACCAGACGCGTATTCTTTTTGAGACTAAACGAAACGAAAAGAAAGAAGCTACGGTCTCTCAGCCAGATGAAGCGCTAGTAGAAATCCCACATGTAGTAGAAGAAAGTCCAATTTTAGAAACAGTTGAAGTGGTGGAAACAGAAAATGTAGAAATCGCTCCTGTGATAGAAGAAGAAGTTGTAGTTGCTCAAGAAAGCAGACAAGTACTTAAGTTTTCTCGCGAAGAATTAGGAAAATTAAAAGTTGTCAAATTACGGAGCATTGCCTACCGTGAAAAAGATATTGATTTATCAAAGAAAGAGATTAAATTTGCGAATAAGCGCTTGTTGATTGAAGCTTTGATGAAAATCACAAGAAAGGAGTAA
- the eutL gene encoding ethanolamine utilization microcompartment protein EutL: MKNERLGASVLSALVISNVDAGLAASLELKPHHRSLGIVTSDCDDVTYVALDEATKAADVEVVYARSMYAGAGNASTKLAGEVIGIIAGPNPEEVRSGLDVAVYEIENGASFYSANDDNSVPYFAHCVSRAGTYLSEGANSTEGTAIAYLIAPPAEAMVGLDAALKAADVQIGAFYGPPSETNFAGGLLVGSQSACRAACDAFAKTVVAVANDPKSY, translated from the coding sequence TTGAAAAATGAACGTTTAGGCGCAAGCGTATTAAGTGCTTTAGTCATTTCAAATGTAGATGCTGGACTTGCAGCGTCACTTGAGTTGAAACCACATCACAGAAGTCTTGGAATTGTCACTTCTGACTGTGATGATGTAACCTATGTAGCCCTAGATGAGGCAACCAAAGCAGCAGATGTAGAAGTTGTGTATGCACGCAGTATGTATGCGGGAGCAGGAAATGCCTCTACAAAACTTGCGGGTGAAGTTATCGGTATTATCGCGGGTCCAAATCCAGAAGAAGTTCGTAGCGGTCTTGATGTTGCCGTTTATGAAATTGAAAACGGCGCAAGCTTTTACAGTGCTAACGATGACAACAGCGTGCCATACTTTGCACACTGTGTGTCTCGTGCAGGAACTTACCTTTCAGAAGGGGCAAACTCAACAGAAGGAACAGCGATTGCTTACTTAATCGCTCCTCCAGCAGAAGCTATGGTTGGTTTAGATGCGGCTCTTAAAGCAGCAGATGTCCAAATCGGTGCCTTCTATGGTCCACCAAGTGAAACAAACTTTGCAGGAGGCTTGCTCGTTGGTTCTCAATCAGCTTGCCGTGCAGCATGTGATGCTTTTGCGAAAACAGTCGTAGCAGTGGCAAACGATCCAAAAAGCTATTAA
- the eutC gene encoding ethanolamine ammonia-lyase subunit EutC — MDELQLKEMIRSLLSEMDTKEVTTAPAAVTEDKPAEVETKGLPKSEATVIEDGMIPDITEVDIQEQFLVPNAINEEAYRKIKKFTPARLGLWRAGNRYMTQSVLRFRADHAAAQDAVFSYVSEDFVKEMGFVPVQTMASSKDEYLTRPDLGRIFSEEQQQFIKDNCVHNAKVQIVVGDGLSSSAIEANVKDFLPALKQGLKMFGLDYNEVLFIKHARVAAMDQIAELTGAEVVCMLVGERPGLVTAESMSAYLAYKPTVGMPEAKRTVLSNIHKGGTPAVEAGAYVAEIIKKILDNKKSGVDLK; from the coding sequence GTGGATGAATTGCAATTAAAAGAAATGATTCGCTCACTCTTGAGTGAGATGGATACAAAGGAAGTGACCACTGCTCCAGCAGCAGTCACAGAAGATAAACCTGCTGAAGTAGAAACAAAAGGATTGCCGAAAAGTGAAGCGACAGTCATTGAAGACGGCATGATTCCAGATATCACAGAAGTAGATATTCAGGAACAATTCTTAGTACCAAATGCCATTAACGAAGAAGCTTATCGTAAAATCAAGAAATTTACGCCAGCACGTCTTGGTTTGTGGAGAGCAGGAAACCGTTATATGACACAGTCAGTCTTACGCTTTAGAGCAGACCATGCGGCAGCGCAGGATGCAGTCTTCTCATATGTATCAGAAGACTTTGTCAAAGAAATGGGCTTTGTACCTGTTCAAACAATGGCATCTTCAAAAGACGAATACTTGACACGTCCAGACCTTGGTCGTATCTTCTCAGAAGAGCAACAACAATTTATCAAAGACAACTGTGTGCACAATGCAAAAGTACAAATCGTTGTCGGAGATGGTCTTAGCTCTTCTGCGATTGAAGCAAATGTTAAAGACTTCTTACCAGCCCTTAAACAAGGTTTGAAGATGTTTGGTTTAGACTATAATGAAGTGCTCTTTATCAAACACGCTCGGGTTGCTGCTATGGACCAAATCGCTGAATTAACAGGTGCAGAAGTTGTCTGTATGCTAGTCGGTGAACGTCCAGGACTTGTAACTGCAGAATCTATGAGTGCTTACTTGGCATACAAACCAACCGTTGGAATGCCAGAAGCAAAACGTACGGTTTTATCCAATATCCATAAAGGTGGAACACCAGCCGTTGAAGCTGGAGCTTATGTAGCAGAAATCATTAAGAAAATCCTTGATAACAAGAAATCTGGGGTTGACTTGAAATAA
- a CDS encoding ethanolamine ammonia-lyase subunit EutB, with protein sequence MILKTKLFGRVYEFKSVKEVLAKANEYKSGDQLAGVAAGSAEERVAAKVVLAQLKLSDLFNNPVVPYEEDEVTRIIIDDVNLRTYEKIKNWTVQELREWILDNNTTNVDIQWLSRGLTSEMVAAVAKLMTNLDLIVGAQKIVITKKANTTIGVPGTFSSRLQPNHTTDDPDGIMASTMEGFAYGCGDALLGLNPVDDSVESTKRVLHKFNDFIEEYKIPTQHCVLAHVTTQIEAMNQGAPTGLVFQSIAGSEKGNEAFGFSAATIQEARDTALKVGSAAGPNVMYFETGQGSELSSDAHYDADQVTMEARCYGFAKRFDPFLVNTVVGFIGPEYLYDSKQVIRAGLEDHFMGKLTGISMGCDICYTNHMKADQNDAENLLVLLGAAGVNYIMAIPHGDDIMLNYQTTGYHETATMRDLLGKRPIKEFEEWMEKMGLMENGHLTAIGGDGSVFMKSN encoded by the coding sequence ATGATTTTGAAAACAAAATTATTTGGTAGAGTTTACGAATTCAAGTCAGTAAAAGAAGTGCTGGCTAAAGCTAATGAGTACAAATCAGGTGACCAATTAGCAGGTGTTGCTGCTGGTTCTGCTGAAGAACGTGTAGCGGCTAAAGTTGTTTTGGCACAGTTGAAACTATCTGATTTGTTCAACAATCCAGTAGTTCCTTATGAAGAAGACGAAGTGACACGAATCATCATTGATGATGTGAACTTGCGTACTTATGAGAAAATCAAAAACTGGACTGTGCAAGAATTGCGTGAATGGATTTTGGACAACAACACGACAAACGTTGATATTCAATGGTTGTCACGTGGCTTGACTTCTGAGATGGTAGCAGCGGTTGCAAAACTCATGACCAACTTAGACTTGATTGTCGGTGCTCAAAAAATTGTCATCACTAAGAAAGCCAATACAACTATTGGTGTACCAGGAACTTTCTCATCTCGCTTGCAACCAAACCATACAACAGATGATCCAGACGGTATCATGGCGTCCACAATGGAAGGGTTTGCTTATGGATGTGGAGATGCGCTTCTTGGATTGAATCCGGTTGATGACTCTGTTGAAAGTACCAAACGTGTCCTTCACAAATTTAACGATTTTATCGAAGAATACAAGATTCCAACACAACACTGTGTGTTAGCTCACGTTACTACTCAGATTGAGGCTATGAACCAAGGCGCTCCTACTGGACTTGTCTTCCAGTCAATCGCTGGTTCTGAAAAAGGAAATGAAGCATTTGGATTTAGTGCAGCAACCATTCAAGAAGCTCGTGATACCGCTCTTAAAGTAGGTTCTGCTGCTGGACCAAACGTCATGTACTTTGAAACAGGTCAAGGTTCTGAATTGTCATCTGATGCGCACTATGACGCTGACCAAGTAACTATGGAAGCTCGTTGTTACGGATTTGCTAAACGCTTTGATCCATTCTTGGTCAATACGGTAGTAGGATTCATCGGACCTGAGTATTTGTATGATTCTAAACAAGTTATCCGTGCAGGTCTTGAAGACCACTTCATGGGTAAATTGACGGGTATTTCTATGGGATGTGACATTTGCTACACCAACCACATGAAAGCAGACCAAAACGACGCAGAAAACTTGTTGGTATTGCTCGGTGCTGCTGGGGTTAACTACATCATGGCAATCCCTCACGGAGATGATATCATGTTGAACTATCAAACAACAGGATACCATGAAACAGCAACCATGCGTGACCTATTAGGAAAACGTCCAATCAAAGAATTTGAAGAATGGATGGAAAAAATGGGCTTGATGGAAAACGGACATCTAACTGCAATCGGTGGAGATGGTTCTGTCTTCATGAAATCAAATTAG
- the eutA gene encoding ethanolamine ammonia-lyase reactivating factor EutA codes for MSDKILSVGLDLGTATTQLVLSELTIENISSLFTIPRVCITDKKVLYKSDIIFTPISDQLLIEVDKIKDFVMTEYKKAGIEKKDIQMGAVIITGETARKENASHVLQALSGYAGDFVVATAGPDLESIIAGKGACSHQYSQEHHTSVANIDIGGGTSNLVVFREGDLIDTGCFDIGGRLIKLNPETNRIIYIAPKLKEIIAEKQWKLHEGEVVHREHLDALIQILVEVLEQSVGIDNHSPYYEMLQTNHGLKLNYEIKCVSFSGGVADAIIDSTPVNEFQYGDIGILLGRALRRSKIFDQKRVIKAAETIRATVVGAGSHTTDVSGSTITYISDVLPIKNVPVLKLASSDEKEDKDTMREIIKDKVGWFTLENEVQQIALAINGEKSPSFARVVDYTEAIIGGMKESIDKKIPLLVVVREDMAKVLGQCLYAQLPKGYPFVCIDSVDVQNGDYIDIGNPVIEGSVLPVVVKTLVFN; via the coding sequence ATGTCGGATAAGATTTTAAGTGTAGGGCTTGACCTTGGGACTGCAACTACACAGCTCGTTTTATCCGAGTTGACCATCGAAAATATCTCTTCTCTTTTTACCATTCCTCGGGTGTGTATTACAGATAAGAAAGTTCTTTATAAGAGTGATATTATCTTTACACCGATTTCTGACCAGCTCTTGATTGAGGTGGATAAGATTAAGGACTTTGTCATGACAGAGTATAAAAAGGCTGGTATTGAGAAAAAAGATATTCAAATGGGAGCCGTGATTATCACGGGAGAAACAGCTCGGAAGGAAAATGCTAGTCATGTTTTACAGGCTTTGAGTGGGTATGCTGGCGACTTTGTCGTTGCAACCGCTGGACCTGATTTAGAAAGCATCATAGCAGGAAAAGGGGCTTGCAGTCACCAATACTCTCAAGAACATCACACTTCAGTAGCCAATATTGACATCGGAGGTGGCACATCGAACTTAGTGGTTTTCCGTGAGGGAGATTTGATTGATACGGGATGTTTTGACATTGGAGGACGCTTAATTAAGCTCAATCCTGAAACAAACCGCATTATCTACATTGCTCCTAAGCTAAAAGAGATTATCGCTGAGAAACAGTGGAAATTACACGAAGGGGAAGTGGTTCATCGAGAACACTTGGATGCTCTCATTCAGATTCTCGTAGAGGTGCTAGAACAATCTGTCGGTATTGACAACCACAGTCCTTACTATGAAATGCTTCAGACCAATCATGGTTTGAAATTGAATTATGAGATTAAATGCGTTTCCTTCTCTGGTGGGGTAGCAGATGCTATTATCGATTCGACACCAGTCAATGAATTTCAATACGGTGATATTGGTATTCTGCTTGGACGTGCACTTCGTCGGTCGAAAATCTTTGATCAAAAACGAGTGATTAAAGCAGCAGAAACGATTCGCGCAACTGTTGTGGGCGCTGGTAGCCATACGACGGATGTAAGTGGAAGTACCATTACCTATATCTCGGATGTCTTACCTATCAAAAATGTCCCTGTTCTAAAACTTGCTTCTAGTGATGAAAAAGAAGACAAGGACACTATGAGAGAGATTATCAAGGACAAGGTCGGTTGGTTTACTTTAGAAAATGAAGTGCAACAAATCGCCCTAGCAATCAACGGAGAAAAGAGTCCTAGTTTCGCTCGCGTGGTGGATTATACAGAGGCCATTATCGGTGGGATGAAAGAAAGTATTGACAAGAAGATTCCATTATTGGTGGTTGTTCGAGAGGACATGGCTAAGGTTCTTGGTCAATGTCTCTACGCACAGCTCCCTAAGGGTTATCCGTTTGTCTGCATTGATTCGGTCGATGTTCAAAATGGAGATTACATTGATATTGGAAATCCTGTTATTGAAGGATCGGTCTTACCAGTTGTTGTGAAAACATTGGTATTTAACTAA